TATCCATTTACGATGATTTTCGAATCACAAGTTGAGACTTCAAACACGGCATTTATTCCATCTTGGAGTCCAGTTGATAATTATTATGTTAGCACCGAAAAAACTCTTTTTACTATAAATTTTAAACCCGAATTGAAATTAAAAGTTAAAGAAGATAATTTCTCAACTAAAATACCTGTTGAAAAGAAAGAAACTTCAAATTCTATTTCTTTCATTTCAACATTAGTTAATGCAAAAAAAAGAGAAGAATTAGCACCAAATTTTACTAAAGTTTTTCCAATGGTATATTTTGCTGTCGAAAATTTTAATTTGGAAAACGTTCAAGGTAATGCAACAAACTGGAAAGATTTTGGAAAATGGTATTATAATTCTCTTTTAGCAGATACTGAGGAAATTCCTGAGCCAACAATTCAAAAACTTAGACAACTAGTTGGTAGTGAAAAAAATCCAGTTGAGATAGCGAAAATAGTTTACAAGTTTGTTCAAGAAAAAACACGTTATGTTAGTGTTCAAGTTGGAATTGGTGGTTGGAAACCAATGTTAGCTAAAGATGTAGATAAATTAGGTTATGGTGATTGTAAAGCTTTAACAAATTACACTCGTTCATTATTGAAAGCATTAGAAGTAGAGTCCTATTATACAGTGGTTTATGCAGGAAAAGAAAAAAGAAATATAAAAGACGATATTTCATCTATTCAAGGGAATCATGTGATTTTAACATTACCAACAGAAAAAGAAATGCTTTGGTTAGAATGTACCAGTCAAATTCAACCTTTTGGATTTCAAGGAGATTTTACTGATGATAGAAATGTTTTAATAATTAAACCAGAAGGTGGAGAAATTATTAAAACTAGAACGTTTAATGAAAATGATAATTTAAAACGAACGATTGGAGCTTATTCTGTTTCAGAAGAAGGTGGAATGAAAGCAACTTTAAAGATGATTTCATTTGGACTTCAATATGATAACGAATTTCAAAAAGAAAGATTAAGTAAAGAAGATCAAATAAAGAATTATAAAGAAGAATTTAGTAACATCAATAATTTGAAAATTAAAAAAATAAATTTTTCAAACAATGAAAAAGCTATTGAGTTTTCAGAAGATTTAGAGTTTGAAGCGGATAATTATGCTCAAAATACTGGAGGAAAATTGATGTTTGCTGTAAATGCCTTTAGTCAAAATTCTTATGTTCCAAAAAAACATAGAACTAGAGAACTTCCATTTGAAATAGAAAGAGGTTTTACAGATGAAGCCGAAATTTCGGTATCACTTCCTCAAGGATTTAATATAGAAGCAAAACCAAATAATTTTGAACTTTCAACTGAGTTTGGAAGTTATACAATTGATTTTATTTCTTCGGATAATAGCAATTTAGTTTGCAAAAGAAAATTAGTAATTAAAAAAGGGTTTTATGAAAGTTCAAAATTTGAAAACTATAGAAAATTCAGAGAAACCATTGCCAAAATAGACAATTCAAAAGTAATCATTTCAAAAACCTAACCATTATGAAAAAAGTATTTCTACTATCGCTTTTTATTTGTATAAACACGATAGCTCAGAACAGAGATTTAGGAAAAGTAACCGTTCAAGAACTAGAAGAAAAAGTATGCCCTAT
The window above is part of the Flavobacterium sp. PMTSA4 genome. Proteins encoded here:
- a CDS encoding DUF3857 domain-containing protein, encoding MKSNIVFLFVLLVSNILYSQKPEYSVSKIPDSLKTNANAVIRLSDISVTIASQNSMIIQTKTVTTVLNEFGLRNLDLSDNYDKNRKILKIEATAYDAFGKELKSFRKKDFRDVSVADGVSIFNDNRALYLDYTPVSYPFTMIFESQVETSNTAFIPSWSPVDNYYVSTEKTLFTINFKPELKLKVKEDNFSTKIPVEKKETSNSISFISTLVNAKKREELAPNFTKVFPMVYFAVENFNLENVQGNATNWKDFGKWYYNSLLADTEEIPEPTIQKLRQLVGSEKNPVEIAKIVYKFVQEKTRYVSVQVGIGGWKPMLAKDVDKLGYGDCKALTNYTRSLLKALEVESYYTVVYAGKEKRNIKDDISSIQGNHVILTLPTEKEMLWLECTSQIQPFGFQGDFTDDRNVLIIKPEGGEIIKTRTFNENDNLKRTIGAYSVSEEGGMKATLKMISFGLQYDNEFQKERLSKEDQIKNYKEEFSNINNLKIKKINFSNNEKAIEFSEDLEFEADNYAQNTGGKLMFAVNAFSQNSYVPKKHRTRELPFEIERGFTDEAEISVSLPQGFNIEAKPNNFELSTEFGSYTIDFISSDNSNLVCKRKLVIKKGFYESSKFENYRKFRETIAKIDNSKVIISKT